In a single window of the Coffea eugenioides isolate CCC68of chromosome 3, Ceug_1.0, whole genome shotgun sequence genome:
- the LOC113766619 gene encoding uncharacterized protein LOC113766619 — protein MSGAQGAQPKESYTATTYESKDGGENKPRTDLYSKEDEGYIEVDKIQEKVEDPVGKGGPVFGAGKDDDKEDLGVTGTR, from the coding sequence ATGTCTGGGGCACAAGGAGCACAACCAAAGGAGTCCTATACGGCTACAACGTATGAATCAAAAGATGGAGGAGAGAACAAGCCCAGAACCGACCTTTATTCCAAGGAGGATGAGGGCTATATTGAGGTTGATAAAATTCAGGAGAAAGTAGAGGATCCTGTGGGCAAGGGAGGTCCTGTTTTTGGCGCTGGCAAGGATGATGACAAGGAGGACTTGGGTGTTACTGGAACTCGTTAA